One Setaria viridis chromosome 3, Setaria_viridis_v4.0, whole genome shotgun sequence DNA window includes the following coding sequences:
- the LOC117848560 gene encoding E3 ubiquitin-protein ligase RSL1, whose amino-acid sequence MEERIPEAGAGNSRGEDDFRSCCGDEEEWEDTEESFTAGVTKGELDETSVRLFFKGVSSPEAEGKKLSGIGVVMERSPGVPVLKVQKKLDFYVEELVAEHLALMDGLLVALQNGIRKIFAFTNSEKLYFQIAEAEILEDQLLVALGHRILELVDKLEDFDLILLPSFELERPLQLAKEAIGIRYLSPYEVGTCPICCEEKLGSQMIKTGCSHTFCYNCLAAYVEEKLLTSKRPIRCPQLRCKYLISASECKSFLPVSSYDSLERAFAEAGTSDMERFYCPFPNCSVLLDLSQHFSRASSSSQSDLSCVECPECHRDICINCGVPWHIMMGCDEYQSLPVEERDAGDLSLHRLAQNNRWRRCQRCRRMIELTQGCFHMTCWCGHEFCYSCGADFASGVQTCQCVFWDDEAIEPSSAARSSQAASEIWAWDTFDCMPTAAVEGYSEQERAQLALIQRFLVGGFSLGDNPCQSPPRCADSYIVDTMKDLHQLPWLERFVSVISDSYNDDYIQ is encoded by the exons ATGGAGGAGAGGATACCTGAGGCAGGCGCTGGCAATTCGAGGGGGGAAGATGACTTCAGGAGCTGCTGTGGGGATGAGGAGGAGTGGGAGGACACCGAGGAGTCCTTCACGGCCGGTGTCACAAAGGGGGAGCTCGATGAGACCTCAGTGCGCCTGTTCTTCAAGGGCGTGTCAAGCCCTGAGGCAGAGGGGAAGAAATTGTCTGGGATTGGAGTGGTGATGGAGAGGTCGCCAGGAGTGCCTGTTCTCAAGGTGCAGAAGAAGCTGGATTTCTATGTGGAGGAGCTGGTGGCTGAGCACTTGGCACTCATGGATGGCCTGCTGGTGGCGCTGCAGAATGGGATAAGGAAGATCTTCGCCTTCACCAACTCAGAGAAGCTATACTTTCAG ATAGCAGAAGCTGAAATTCTTGAAGACCAGCTTTTGGTAGCTTTAGGCCACAGGATTCTTGAACTAGTTGATAAGCTGGAAGACTTTGATTTGATATTGCTTCCTAGCTTTGAACTTGAGAGGCCCTTGCAGTTGGCCAAAGAAGCGATAGGCATCAGGTATCTTTCTCCCTATGAGGTTGGCACCTGCCCGATCTGCTGTGAGGAAAAACTAGGTTCTCAGATGATCAAGACAGGTTGTTCACACACATTTTGCTATAATTGCCTGGCTGCATATGTTGAAGAGAAGCTACTGACCTCAAAGCGGCCTATAAGGTGTCCGCAATTAAGGTGTAAATATCTAATTTCAGCTAGTGAGTGTAAGTCATTCCTTCCAGTTAGTAGCTATGATTCCCTGGAGAGAGCATTCGCAGAAGCTGGCACCTCAGACATGGAGAGATTTTATTGTCCCTTTCCAAACTGTTCAGTGTTATTAGACCTTAGTCAGCACTTTTCTCGGGCAAGTTCATCAAGTCAGTCAGATCTCAGTTGTGTTGAGTGCCCAGAATGCCATAGAGATATCTGTATCAACTGTGGAGTGCCATGGCACATCATGATGGGCTGTGATGAGTACCAGAGCTTGCCTGTCGAGGAAAGAGATGCTGGAGACCTATCTTTGCATCGGCTTGCTCAAAACAATAGGTGGAGGCGTTGTCAGAGATGTCGACGAATGATTGAACTAACACAAGGCTGCTTCCATATGACTTGCTG GTGTGGGCATGAGTTCTGCTACTCCTGTGGCGCTGACTTTGCTAGCGGTGTACAAACATGCCAATGTGTGTTCTGGGACGATGAAGCCATTGAGCCATCCTCCGCAGCACGATCCAGCCAAGCAGCATCCGAGATCTGGGCGTGGGACACATTTGACTGCATGCCAACCGCTGCCGTCGAGGGGTACTCGGAGCAGGAGCGTGCGCAGCTGGCACTCATACAGAGGTTCCTAGTGGGTGGCTTCAGCCTGGGAGACAACCCCTGCCAATCGCCACCCCGCTGCGCCGACTCGTATATCGTTGACACCATGAAGGACCTCCATCAGCTGCCATGGCTCGAGCGATTTGTCTCGGTGATCAGCGACAGCTACAACGATGACTACATCCAGTGA